GCCTGGCGGTGGCGATCCCGACCACCGTAGTCCACAACGCCTTCCAGGGGCGGGTCCACGCCCTGGTGGCCGATCTCAAGGACGAGGCCGGGGCGCTCTTCGACCTGTTGGAGGACGGCGGCCGGCTGTCCCACGGCCACGGCCACGCGGGCCGCGAGGCCCGGGGAGGCGCCTGATGGACATCCCAGTGCGGCCCCGGGCGCCGGGCTTGAACCTGACGCCCATGATCGACATCGTGTTCTTGCTCCTGGTCTTCTTTCTCCTCACCACCCACTTCGTGGAGGAAGGGGGCGTGGGGCTGCGGCTCCCCACCGCCGAGAGCCAGACCGAGCGCCCCGAGGAGCCGGTGACGGTGAGCGTGGCCCGGGACGGCTCGGTCTACCTGGGGACCGAGGCGGTGACCCTGGTCGGGCTGGTGGAGCGCCTACGGGTCGAGGTGGGACCGGGTGGCCGGCCGGTGGTGGTGCGCGGCGACCGGGAGGCGCCCCTCCAGGCTGCGGTCGCGGTGCTCGATGCCGCCCGGGCCGCCGGAGCCGTGCGCCTGGTGGTGGCTACGGAGCACGGGGGGCCGTGACGCTGCGCACCGCCGCGGCCGTGGCGGGGTCGTTCTTCCTCCATGCTGCGGCCGTCTGGGGGGTGGGCCTGGCGCTTCGGCCGCCGGACCCGCCGGCGCCGGAAGCCGGAGTGGAGGTCGAGTTCGAGGTGGCCCTGGCGGCCCCCCCTCCCGAGCCCGAGGCTCCAGCTCCGCCGGATGTCCCGCAGGCGCCGGAGCCGGCGCCCCCCGCTGCTGCGGCACAACCAGAGGCGGTGGTCTCGCGGGAGCCGGAGACCGAACCGAAGGCGCAGCCGGAGTGCGAATCCGAGCCCGAACCGGAACCCGAGCCGGAGCCTGAAG
The DNA window shown above is from Thermodesulfobacteriota bacterium and carries:
- a CDS encoding biopolymer transporter ExbD is translated as MDIPVRPRAPGLNLTPMIDIVFLLLVFFLLTTHFVEEGGVGLRLPTAESQTERPEEPVTVSVARDGSVYLGTEAVTLVGLVERLRVEVGPGGRPVVVRGDREAPLQAAVAVLDAARAAGAVRLVVATEHGGP